GAATTTGCTCGGCGTCGTCGTCGATAATGGTCACTGACAGGGTCTCCGCCACGCACGCGAAGCCTCTCACCGTTTCATCGACACGAACGCGGCGAAGCTAAAGTCACGACGGGTACCGACGGTGTAACGCGACTCTACGGTGAGTTTAGACCGCGAGTCCGATGCGAGTAACGCCCTGAGCGCGACCGGTGCCCGCACCAGCATGGGCTGGTGGACGTTCACGTATCAATGCCTTGCACGGCACTTGCCCGACGCGGCATACGCCAGTTAGAGCACGTCGTCGAGACAGGCCCGGAGCATGGCGAGGAGTGCGTCTACCGAATACGGCTTCGCGAGGAAGTAGCGGACGCCAAGACTGGCGGTCGCGTCATGCCCGCTACGCACCAAGCCGCTCGCCGCAATGATGCGCAATGTCGGGTTCAGGGTGCGAAGCGCAAGGATGGCGGTCGGCCCATCCATGACCGGCATCATCATATCGATCAGCACCAGGGCGATCTCGTCGGGATGCTGCTCATAGATCGCTAATGCCTGCGCCCCATCCGTCGCGACGATGACGCGGTAGCCAAATGCCTCCAGCGTCTTCTGCGTGATCTGCCGGATCGAGGGCTCGTCCTCCACCACGAGCACGAGCTCTCCATGCCCATGCGGCCGTTCAACGGCACGGTCTTGGGCCACGTGCACGACGCTCGTACGCGCTGGCAGATACACATCGAACTTCGTGCCGTGGCCCGGCTCGCTATCGACGCGGACGAACCCCCCATGACTCTTGACGATGGCCAGTGACGTAGAGAGGCCAAGGCCGGTGCCTTTTCCCACCGTCTTGGTCGTAAAGAACAGGTCGAAGATGCGCTCCAAGTCGTCAGGAAGAATTCCGGTGCCATTGTCCTCAACATGCAGCCGCACGTACGGTCCCACCTTCGCGCCGAGGTAGCGGCCCGCGTCATTCGTGTCGAGCGTGACGTTGTCGGCCGAGATGATGAGCGTGCCGCCGGTCGGCATCGCATCGCGCGCGTTGAAACACAGGTTGACGAGAACCTGCTGCAACTGCGTGGGGTCGCCGCCGACACGCCAGACATTGTCGGCCACCGACGTGCGCACCTCGATCTCCTTTGGGAATGTGCCAAGCGCCGTCCGCTCGACGTCACTGACGAGGCGATTGACGTTCACGTCGATGCGGTCTCCCTCGACGCCGCGGGCGAACGTAAGGATCTGGCGCACCAAGTCTGCGCTGTGCTGTGCGTTGCTGTCGATGGCATCCAGTAACTCGCGACTCGACGCATCCTGGGGACTCATGCGCAGCAGATCCACCGCCAGCATGATCGGCGACAGCGCGTTGTTTACATCATGGGCGATGCCGCCAGCCAGCGTGCCGATGCCTTCGAGTCGCTGGGCCTGCAACAACTGTCGCTCCAGTCGTTTTCGATCCGAGATGTCGCGAGCCACGGTTGAGGCACCGACGACCGCGCCGGTACTGTCGCGCATCGGCGACACCGTCAACGACGCCTCAATCGGTCGGCCATCCTTACGCACCCTGGACGTCTCGAAGTGCTCCGTGCTGTCGCCGTGACGAAGGCGGTCGAGAATGTCCGCCTCTTCCGCCAGACGCGTCACGGGAAAGAGTCGCGTGATGGACGTGCCGATCATTTCTGCGGCGGTGTAGCCAAACATGCGCTCTGCACCGCGATTCCAGCTGGTGACGCGACCGTCCAGCGTCTTGCCAATGATGGCGTCTTCCGACGATTCCACGATGCTCGCCAAGCGGTGCGCCTCTACCTCCGCGCGCCTGCGAATGGTGACATCGACGTGCATCGCGACCGCGCCTTGGTGCTCCCCGAGTTGTAGCGGCGCCACCAGGAGTCGGAACCAGCGCTCCTCGGTGGGTGAGTGGCAAGGATACTCAATATCGAACTCGGACAGCCGTCCGTCGAGGACGGCGCGGATCCCGACAGCGACCTCCGCGGCATCGTCGGCGTTTTCGCCTGTGGCGCCCTCGCACACGGCGAGATAGTCGTGGCCGGTCAGGAAGTCCTCCGACTGCAGCGAATTCGCGGTACCGAATCGCCGCCACGCTTCGTTCACGACGAGGATCATCCCCATGTGATCGAGCACAGCCACGTGTGCCGGAATGGCGTTGAGGATCGCGATGTGCGAGCCCATGCCTTCGAAGGCGCTTCCCACGGCGTTCGGCGTCGCGGGCACGGCGGTGGGCGCGTCTGCCATCAGTTGTCCGTTGGGTAAAGCGGCGGGCCGCCGTCAGACGGACACGACGGGTTGTCGTGGCGAACGCAGGACCAAGGAACATCGTACAACGTGCTCTGCACAGCGATATCCGTGCCGCACCGGTAGGTTGTGTGTGGCAGGCATGGGGTGGCTCGCGACGGCGGAGAGGCCGTCGACCTACGCGTCGCCGACGCCGGCGAGCTCGACGCGATCCCGGCCACCTTCCTTGGCGCGATACAGCGCGCGGTCAGCGGCGTGACTGAGTCGGTCGGCGGCGAGCATCGATGGATCCGCGGTCGCGGCGCCCACGGAGATCGTGATGTCCAGCTCACCTGTATCGATCACGATGGGCTGGGCGGCGACGGTCGCGCGGATGCGTTCGCCGATGGCGGCGGCGGAATCTGCGCTCGTGACTGGCATCAGCATTGAAAATTCTTCGCCACCCGTCCGAGCGAGGAGGGCGCCTGGCGTCGATGCGGCAATAGAGGCCATGCGTCGGCTCACCTCGACGAGGACGGCGTCACCCGCGCCGTGTCCGTACGTGTCGTTGACGCTCTTGAAGCGGTCGATATCCATCGCCAGCAACCCCAACACCAGATCGGGCTGCGCGAGCATGGCAGACAATCGGGCATCGTAGGCGCGGCGATTGGCGAGCCCGGTGAGCGCATCCGTCCGCGCGCCTTCCTCTGCCTCGGCCAAGCGACGGCGAAACGCCGTGATGTCACGCTGCACCGCGACGAAGTATCGGGGCGCGCCGTCGTCGTCGGTGACGGCATTGATGCTCCACTCCATGATGAACGGGGAGCCATCGCGCCGATAGTTCACGGTGGAGCCTTGAAACGGCTCGCCGGCGCTCAGATTCGCGCGGAGACGCTGGAGTGTGGTGCGGTCTGTCTCGGGACCCTGCAGAATGCGCGGTGTGAGCGTCGTGAGCTCAGCGGCGCTCCATCCCGTCATGCGTTCAAACGCGGCGTTCACAAAGACGATGCGTGGGCCCGGCAAGTCGAGCCGCGCGTCCGTGATCATGACGGCATCGTACGCCGAGGCCACGGCTTCGCCCAGAATGCGAAGGGTCGCATCGTCGCGGGAGGTGTTTACCAGCGCAGGCGTGGTACCATCACGGTCAGCCATCGGCAGCAACTCGCTCGTGGAGTATGACGGTCGGCTGCTCACCGTCAACGATGGCGAGCAATGGGTGCCGCGTCGCATCCATTGGAACGTATCGGTTGCACCAGCCGGGCACTTGAGCCCCGCAGCCGTTGTTGCCGATCCACGAAACGCGTGAGGGCGACGAAAGCTAGGTGTCGGAGGAGCACGGCACGCCGGGCACGCTGCCAACGGTGCTGCAGGTCGATGCACGCTTCCACTGGGCAGGCGATTACTTGGCTGTCGCGCCCGTCAGGCAGGCAGCATGTCGCGCGCAGCTGTGGGCGCGTCAGGCGGTAGTAGACGCGCGGGCGCATCGCTGTTCAGACCGTACTTGTCGACCTATCTACGACAGCCGGCCTTCCAAAGTACGTTGAGCTTCAAGTAGGTCAGCACACTTTGCGTCCCAGCGCGTCCATGATTTCCGAACGCACTGGCTCGGCGTCCTCGACGGGCAAGCGTGTGCTCAATGCGAGCAGGGCCTCGGCTGTACCGATCGCTCCGAGCGCCCACGCGACACGCATCGGACGAGCGGCTCCTCGTGTTTGAGCGAAGCAACTAGCAGTGGCACGTCGGCGGCGGAGCCCACGTTGCCCAAGACTACCGCGGCGTTCCGTGCGAGTCCGCGGCGCTTGGCCCGCTTCATCGGGGAGCCTTTGAATGCCGATGTGTATTCGTCCGGGCAGAGCGCGAGTAGCCTGCGCGCTAATTGCACCGCATCGACGCCGTCGAGAAAGCGCCTCGCGTCAAATGCCGACTCGGACAGCGGCTTAGCGAATGTATGGTTCCACGGACACACCTCCTGGGAGGTCTGTCGGTATACCCATTTTGAGATTCCGCTGTCCACGGGCTCTCGCACGCTCCATGCGAGCCAGCGGAACCTCTGACCCGCGGGGAGCGGGCCGATCCACCCTGGTGCTGGCCGAGGAGATGGGGCGCAGCTGTGGCGAATGCACCCGACACCCTCCCGCGCTGCTCGAAGGCGGGCAGGCAGATGGCCTGCCGGGCCGATTTGCCATTTAATCTTTAACGGTGTAGTTTTTCTTCATATCCACCAAGAAGAGGCTCCGTGGCGGTCAATATCAAGAACAAACGCGTGGAGCGGCTCCTCGACGAGGTGGCGGCGCTCACCGGTGAGACAAAGACCGAAGCCATCCGGCGCGCCCTCGAAGAGCGTCGAGATCGTCTCGCACGGAGCAGCGCACAACTCCATCCTGCCGACCGCCTCCGTCGACTGCTGGAACGCGAAATCTGGCCCTCCATTCCGGCCGACGTGCGCGGCACACGGCTCAGCAAAGCAGAAGAGGAGCAGATCCTCGGCTACGGACCCGACGGCGCGTGATCCTCGACAGCTCAGCGCTGGTAGCCATCGTGCTGCAGGAACAGGCCGCCGAGCGACTGTTGCAGCGCATGCGCGATGCGTCCTTTCTGGCGATCGGTGCGGCCACGCTCCTCGAAACCGGCATCGTATTGTCCGCCCGCTTGCACGATGACGCGCGCGGGCTCTTGGCGCGTGTGCTGCAGGAAAGCGGCATCACCGTCGTTGACGTGACAGAAGCGCACTTCGGCGTGGCGATGGACGCGTGGCTGCGCTACGGCAAGGGCCGACATCCCGCGGCGCTCAACTTCGGCGATTGTCTGTCGTACGCGATCGCGGTGGTGGCCGGCGCGCCGCTGCTGTGCGTGGGCGACGACTTTCCACAGACGGACTGCGTGCTCGCGTGAGTGCGACGGCGTGACCGACCTCCGCGCGCAACTCCTAGCCACGCTCGGTGACGGCTACACCCTCGAACGCGAGATCGGTGGTGGCGGCATGTCGCGCGTGTTCCTGGCGCGCGACGAGGCACTGCCGATGCTGCCACGCGCGCCATGCTGTCGATGCACTCCACCTACGCGTTGGCGTGGGACGCGCGCGGCGAAATGCTGAGCTATCTCGGCCGTCACGACGAAGCGATTGCCGCGCTGCAGCACAACTTGGACCAGCTGCCGAAGAAGCTGCCGAATCAGACGGAAGGAATTCTCGCGTTTGTCTTCGCGCGCGCCGGACGCGCGGGCGATGCGCGACGGTCGATGGAGCACCTGCGCGTGGTGAACGGTGGCGAGCTCCCCGCCATGGGCGCGCTCGCCGCAGCCCTGGAAATGCTGGGCGATCATGCGGGCGCGCTGACGATGATCGAGCGCGCCGTGAAGCAGCCTGACGCCTGGTTGCAGATGTATAATCATGCCGAGCGATACGACGCGCTGCGCCGTGATCCGCGTGCCAACACGATGATGGCGAGCATCGAGCAGTGGGCCAACGTGCGCGTGCGGGGGAATGATTCGCTGATTCGTACGGTGCACAGCACTGATACTCAGTCCGACGTCGTGCTCATGATTCGCGCGAGTGCCCACGTTGCATGCTCGCGCACGAGCATGCGTGCGTCACGCGACTCCAGTCCGGTGCGCGGCGCGAAGGCGGGTTCGGTGCGCGGCTGCGCGAACGTCACGTTCCACGGACACACCTCCTGGGAGGTCTGTCGGTATAACCGTTTTTCGATCCCGCTCCGCACGAGCGCCCGGAGCGTCGCCCAGGAAGGTAAAGAGGGCTCCTGCCACCGTGGCCGCTCAACTCGTTGAGACCGGGTCGAGCGCGCGCGCTCAGGGAGCCGGGTTGGGCGCGCGCCGTGCCTGTATCAGGAGCCCGTCGAGCGCCGTGCGATCCAGCCAATGACCGTCCCGCACCACGCCGCGAATGCGCGTCGTATGACGAATGTCGACCAGTGGGTTGGCGTCGAGCAGCACGAGGTCCGCCAGCCTCCCGACCGCGACCGTGCCCAAGGAGTCGGTGGCGCTCAGGAAGCGCGCGGGGTTCACTGTGGCCGCTTGCAGCGCCTGCAGCGGCGTGAGGCCAGCCTGCACGAGCAGCACCAGCTCCTCGTGTAGGCTGCTGCCGGCGTAGACGAACGGCTCGTCGCTCGCATCGCTGCCAGCGAGCACACCCACGCCGGCGGCCACCATGCGCTGCAGCATTTGCCGCTCGTACATCCAGCGTGCGCGCCACGCCGCCCGACCCTGCACGCCGTACTCGGCCAGCAGTTCGGCGCGGGTGGTGTCCCAACCGGCCAGCACGCCGGCGGCCACCGATGCCCGCTCCGCGTCGCTCCCCCAGGTGGAGTCGGGGAACGAGTAACTACGGTTAATGACGAGCGTGGGGGTCTGCCACGTGCCGGCACGCCGGAGCTGCAGTGCCAGCGTGTCGGCACAGGCGGCGTCGTACCCGGCGAGCCAGCGCGACCACTGCCGCTCGCGCAGCGGGCGCCGCTCGGCGCGTCGGTCGCGTCGCGGCGGTCCAGCGCGGCGAGCGAGTCCCGCAACTCGCCGGCGCCGGGTACGCACCACTCGAACAGGTTCCACAGGTGCTCGAAGCTACGCATGCCCGCCTTCGCCGCCTCCGCGGGCGGGACACGGTCGGGGACCTCGCCGGCGATACGCACGCCGCGACGCTGTGCCTCGTCCGCGAGCGCGAGGAAGCTCTCCCGCGACAAGCCGCTGTAGACCTTGAGATAGTCGAAGTCGAGCGAGTCCATTCTCGCAACCACCGCGCGCGCCTGTGATGGAGTAGCGATCACGAGCGCATGTGCGTAGAGGGGCGGGTCTCCATCGAGCATCGGGCTCGACCAGATCACGCGGGGCGACGCGCGCGGGTTCTCACGCGCGACCCGGCGCCAGTGCAGTAGGCTGTCGAGGTAGCTGCCCGTCTCGCGCACACCAGTGACGCCGTGCGCCAAGAAGAGCGGCCAGAAGCGGGGCGCGCGTCCCCCACGCGCGGCGTGGACGTGCATGTCCCAGAGGCCGGGGATCACGTACTTCCCGGTGCCATCGACAACGGTCGCGCCAACGGGAAGCGTGGGTGCGCCGGAGTCCACGGACACGATCCGCCTGCCGCGTACTACCACCGTGCGGTCGCGGAGCAGCGCACCACGCTCCACGTCGACGACCGTGACGCCCCGGATGACGAGGGCGGTGTCCCCAAAGGGTGGGTGACGGCTCGTGTCAGCCGTCGGTGAACACGCGCTCGCGAGGATCAACGCGGCGACCAGCGGCAGCGCAGCGCGCACCTGACCTCCGAGAAGGGGTGAATGCCGAAGGAGGCGAGCCAAGGGCAAACCTACGAGTGCGATATGGCGGGAACAAGATGGCCTGATCGTCAGCCGATGGCGCGGCGCGAAGTCGCTTCCATCTCCAGTGCGACCCACACGCTCTCGGCCGATCCCTTCATGTCCAGCGAGCAGCCAGATCCGCCGGACGTCGCTTGATCCGTGCGAGCGCCCACGCCGCATGCTCGCGCACGAGCGACTCGTCGTGCGCGAGCGCTGCTTCGAGCAGCGGCACGTCGTCGCTCGTGCCGACGTTGCCCAGCACCACCGCCGCGTTGCGCGCGAGCCCGCGCCGCTTCGCGCGTTTCATCGCGCTGCCCTTGAAGCGCGCACTGAACTCGGCTTGCGACATCGGGAGCAACTCACGCGCGACCATGCGTGCGTCACGCGACTCCAGTCCGGCGCGCGGCGCGAAGGCGGGTTCGGTGCGCGGCTGCGCGAACGTCACGTTCCAAGGGCAGACCTCCTGGGAGATGTGTCGGCAAAACCGTTTACTGGTAGAACTCCGGACAGGCTCTCTAACTCTCCAAAAGACAAGGGGTTGAGTTCAAGGGGTCAGAGTCGTTGAAATTGCACCGCAAGGGCGAATCGTCAGGTCTCCACGCCGCGCTGCCGTAATTGCTGCGCGAGGGCCAGCGTGCGTCGTGCAGACGCTTCGATGTCGTCAACGACCGTGGAGACACTCGGCTCACTCGTGGAAACCGCGGCCGCCAGCACCTCATTCATCCGCGTTTGCCATCCTTTCCCGCTGCGGCGATAGGCGGCCAGTACGTTGGCGTCGACGCGCAGACTCAGTAGCACTTTTGGTGGTGCGTCGCGCAATAGGTGCATCGACGCAAGCTGCGCGGCCGTGAGTGGTGGGTTGTCCGGATCGTTCGCTGCCCGACGCTCGATCTCGGCGTCATCGGGTACGGGATTGCGCGCGGTCTTGCGCGGCCGCGGCGTGGCCAGCTCTGCCCGCACGCGTACGATCTTGGACTTACTCATCCCGTGGCGTTTGGGCATAGCGTCGGCGCTCCTCGCGGCTGGCGTAACGGGCAGAGATCAATCGAATGGCCTGCATCCTGACGGTGAACACGACGGTCACGATGCGGTCGTCCAGCGCACCAAGCAGCAGATACCGCGCTTCCGACTCGTGTTCGACCGCGAGGACCAACGCGTACGGATCGCGCCAGACCTGCACGATCTCACGGAAGTCGATCCCGTGTTTGGTCACGTTCGAAGCGGCTTTGCCCGGGTCCCACTCGAATACCAGAGGAAAAGTACTACGCGGTATATACACTGTCAACGCGTGGCAAAGGTCGTGTGGCAGCGCGGAATGGATGAGCTGCTCATGATACGATTGCCCTCGGTCAATGGCGGTACCGCGCGAGTGCGCACGGGGCACTCTCGACGCGCCGGGGTGGCCTTGTCTCAACCGAGGCAGGTCGCGCATAGGTGTGCCATATTGCCCCGCATGGGTGCCGCTCTGATCATCCTGCCCGCACGCATCGCCTCGTGAGTGACACGCTCTCGCGTCTTACCACCGCGCTCGTGGGCCGGTATCGCATCGAGCGCGAGCTGGGCGCGGGGGGCATGGCCACCGTGTATCTCGCGCACGACCTGCGGCACGACCGCGAGGTTGCGGTCAAGGTGATACGACCAGAGGTGAGTGCCGAACTCGCCGCGGACCGTTTCCTGCTCGAGATCCGCACGAGCGCGCGGCTGCAACATCCGCATATCGTGCCGGTGTTCGACTCGGGCGACGCTCCGCGTCGCGGACAGACGGACGAGGAGGCGCCTCCGTACGCCTCGCACTGAGCGGCAGCGAGGCGGGCGAGGCTGCCGATGGTTGGCAGCCCAGCAGGTCCACGCAATCAGCGTGCACCGTCTCGTGGAAGCGGCCGTGGAGTTCGTATGCAGCCGCCTCCACACCTGCCGATCTCGTTCGCCGCTCGATTTCGCCGCCTATCTCGAAAGCGTCTTTCACGAGACGAGGAATATTGCGGCAGCTTGGGAGACCTGCTCCGTCGAGAAGCGCGCAACACTTCTTGCTTACTGGGTTCACGACGTCTGGATCGTCGTCGAGCGCGTGCCCGGCATGCGGCGCGCAAACCGCAAGACCGCGGTGGTCGTCCTGCGCACCGCGCCCACGCTAGTCCATCACTTCCGGTTAGGCGGCGACGACCCCGTCGCGCCCGAGACGGCGGCGGCGATCTCGTCGAGCACGGCCGGGACCGGCTCCACGGATGCCCGGGCGCGCGGCGCATCAAGTGAGGCCGAGGTTGCGATCCTCCCCGGCGCCCAGGCAGCGTGGCCCCTGACGAGCGGCTCCTCATCTGACAATGCGCTCGTGAGCGCCGGTACGGACGCCGGGTCGCCCGCATTGCCCAGGGCCACGGCGACGTTGCGCAAAAAGCCACGCCGCTTGGTTCGTTTGATCGCCGACCCCTTGGAGAACACCCGCCACTCCTCCACGGACAGCGTACTGTCTCTACCGCCGTCGCCTGCTCGGCGAGATCGCCCGCGTCGCCGCCCGCACCGTCACGGCTGCCATTCGTACGCTGACCGGCGAGCGCGACCTCGCCGTTGGTATCGTCGCGTGCCTGCAGACGCACGGCTCCGGTGCCAACTGGCATCCGCACCTGGTTGAAATTCGTATCCCGCGCATGCACTTCCAGGATCAGGCCGAGCTCCCCGTGCTCGCCACGCCGCGCACCCCGGGCTGCATCCGTCACGAGATCGGTCGCTGCCTCGGGCCGTGCGTGCCCGCCGTCACGGAGCAGGCGTACGCGGCACAGCTGTCGATGGCGCGAGCCTTCCTCGACGGCACCAGCAACGGACCGATGACGGCGTTGCAGCACCGCATGGTGGCGCACAGCGACGCGATGGCGTTCGAGCGCGCGGCGCAGGTGCGCAACAAGCTGCATCGCCTCAAGCTGCTGCGGGCGCAGTTCGAGCGCCTGCGCTTCGCGGTGGAGACGCTGACCTTCGCCTATCCGATCACGGGCTACGACAACGAGACGCGTGTCTATCTCGTGAAGCGCTGCACGGTGCGCGCCGACCTCAAAGTGCCGACGTCGCGACGCGAACAGGAGGAGTTCACGGAATGGGCGCGTCGCGTGTTCGAGGCCCCCGAGCGCCCGTCGCGATCGATTCCGATCCACGAGATCGACGAGCTGCTGCTGCTCTCCAGCTGGTTTCAACGGCACCCGGATGAATTTGCACGCACGCTGGCTCCGGAGGTTGCAGTGCGCGAATTTGGCGCATGACCTCATTCTTCACGCTCCCTGACTGGTTCGTGTTCCTCGAGGTGGCGTGGGTCATCGCCATCTCCGGGTACATCCTCACCGAGCGCCGGCCACCGCTGGCGACGGTGGCGTGGATCGTCACACTGGCGGCGCTGCCGATCCTTGGTGTGCTGGTCTACTACTTCCTTGGCCCTCGAAGCCTCGAGCGGAAGCGTCGTCGGCGCGTCGTCGCACGGGCCGCGAAACGGCAGCGCCGCGGCGGCTCGCGGCCCAATCGCGCCTCGGCGGTGGAGGCGCTGGGCTCCGCCGGATCGCGGCTCGCCGCCGTCGCGGCGGGAGTGGAACAGGCACCACCACTACCCGCCCTCACGCTCGATATCTACGACAGTGGCTGCGAGACGTACACCGCGATCGTCGAGGCGATCGCCGCCGCGCAGCATCATGTGCACCTCGAGTACTACATCTTCACGGAAGGCGAGGTCGCACGACGCTTTCGCGATGCGCTGATCGAGCGTGCGCAGGCCGGGGTGCAGGTGCGCCTGCTGCTGGACGGCCTTGGATCGAAGCGGATGCGGGCCTTCCTGCAGCCGATGCGCGACGCCGGCGTGCAGGTGGCGCGGTTCGGGCCGCGCATGCGTCCGGGCTTCGTG
This region of Gemmatimonas groenlandica genomic DNA includes:
- a CDS encoding BrnT family toxin, which produces MRDLPRLRQGHPGASRVPRAHSRGTAIDRGQSYHEQLIHSALPHDLCHALTVYIPRSTFPLVFEWDPGKAASNVTKHGIDFREIVQVWRDPYALVLAVEHESEARYLLLGALDDRIVTVVFTVRMQAIRLISARYASREERRRYAQTPRDE
- a CDS encoding hybrid sensor histidine kinase/response regulator, giving the protein MADAPTAVPATPNAVGSAFEGMGSHIAILNAIPAHVAVLDHMGMILVVNEAWRRFGTANSLQSEDFLTGHDYLAVCEGATGENADDAAEVAVGIRAVLDGRLSEFDIEYPCHSPTEERWFRLLVAPLQLGEHQGAVAMHVDVTIRRRAEVEAHRLASIVESSEDAIIGKTLDGRVTSWNRGAERMFGYTAAEMIGTSITRLFPVTRLAEEADILDRLRHGDSTEHFETSRVRKDGRPIEASLTVSPMRDSTGAVVGASTVARDISDRKRLERQLLQAQRLEGIGTLAGGIAHDVNNALSPIMLAVDLLRMSPQDASSRELLDAIDSNAQHSADLVRQILTFARGVEGDRIDVNVNRLVSDVERTALGTFPKEIEVRTSVADNVWRVGGDPTQLQQVLVNLCFNARDAMPTGGTLIISADNVTLDTNDAGRYLGAKVGPYVRLHVEDNGTGILPDDLERIFDLFFTTKTVGKGTGLGLSTSLAIVKSHGGFVRVDSEPGHGTKFDVYLPARTSVVHVAQDRAVERPHGHGELVLVVEDEPSIRQITQKTLEAFGYRVIVATDGAQALAIYEQHPDEIALVLIDMMMPVMDGPTAILALRTLNPTLRIIAASGLVRSGHDATASLGVRYFLAKPYSVDALLAMLRACLDDVL
- a CDS encoding GGDEF domain-containing protein, whose translation is MADRDGTTPALVNTSRDDATLRILGEAVASAYDAVMITDARLDLPGPRIVFVNAAFERMTGWSAAELTTLTPRILQGPETDRTTLQRLRANLSAGEPFQGSTVNYRRDGSPFIMEWSINAVTDDDGAPRYFVAVQRDITAFRRRLAEAEEGARTDALTGLANRRAYDARLSAMLAQPDLVLGLLAMDIDRFKSVNDTYGHGAGDAVLVEVSRRMASIAASTPGALLARTGGEEFSMLMPVTSADSAAAIGERIRATVAAQPIVIDTGELDITISVGAATADPSMLAADRLSHAADRALYRAKEGGRDRVELAGVGDA
- a CDS encoding type II toxin-antitoxin system VapC family toxin, with translation MILDSSALVAIVLQEQAAERLLQRMRDASFLAIGAATLLETGIVLSARLHDDARGLLARVLQESGITVVDVTEAHFGVAMDAWLRYGKGRHPAALNFGDCLSYAIAVVAGAPLLCVGDDFPQTDCVLA
- a CDS encoding tetratricopeptide repeat protein; translation: MLSMHSTYALAWDARGEMLSYLGRHDEAIAALQHNLDQLPKKLPNQTEGILAFVFARAGRAGDARRSMEHLRVVNGGELPAMGALAAALEMLGDHAGALTMIERAVKQPDAWLQMYNHAERYDALRRDPRANTMMASIEQWANVRVRGNDSLIRTVHSTDTQSDVVLMIRASAHVACSRTSMRASRDSSPVRGAKAGSVRGCANVTFHGHTSWEVCRYNRFSIPLRTSARSVAQEGKEGSCHRGRSTR
- a CDS encoding HEAT repeat domain-containing protein translates to MTFAQPRTEPAFAPRAGLESRDARMVARELLPMSQAEFSARFKGSAMKRAKRRGLARNAAVVLGNVGTSDDVPLLEAALAHDESLVREHAAWALARIKRRPADLAARWT
- a CDS encoding protein kinase domain-containing protein → MSDTLSRLTTALVGRYRIERELGAGGMATVYLAHDLRHDREVAVKVIRPEVSAELAADRFLLEIRTSARLQHPHIVPVFDSGDAPRRGQTDEEAPPYASH
- a CDS encoding BrnA antitoxin family protein, encoding MSKSKIVRVRAELATPRPRKTARNPVPDDAEIERRAANDPDNPPLTAAQLASMHLLRDAPPKVLLSLRVDANVLAAYRRSGKGWQTRMNEVLAAAVSTSEPSVSTVVDDIEASARRTLALAQQLRQRGVET
- a CDS encoding HEAT repeat domain-containing protein; amino-acid sequence: MFSKGSAIKRTKRRGFLRNVAVALGNAGDPASVPALTSALSDEEPLVRGHAAWAPGRIATSASLDAPRARASVEPVPAVLDEIAAAVSGATGSSPPNRK
- a CDS encoding type II toxin-antitoxin system VapB family antitoxin, coding for MAVNIKNKRVERLLDEVAALTGETKTEAIRRALEERRDRLARSSAQLHPADRLRRLLEREIWPSIPADVRGTRLSKAEEEQILGYGPDGA
- a CDS encoding amidohydrolase family protein; this encodes MEPVRVVRTRRRRVAGLARRAGPPRRDRRAERRPLRERQWSRWLAGYDAACADTLALQLRRAGTWQTPTLVINRSYSFPDSTWGSDAERASVAAGVLAGWDTTRAELLAEYGVQGRAAWRARWMYERQMLQRMVAAGVGVLAGSDASDEPFVYAGSSLHEELVLLVQAGLTPLQALQAATVNPARFLSATDSLGTVAVGRLADLVLLDANPLVDIRHTTRIRGVVRDGHWLDRTALDGLLIQARRAPNPAP